Genomic segment of Pseudomonas iranensis:
AGATTCCGGCCGAGCGCGTCAAAGCCATGCTTACCGAGTATCGCCTCGAACTGATCGAAGACCTGCTCGAAGACATCGGCCTGGGCAATCGCATGGCCTATGTCGTTGCCCGTCGCCTGCTCGGCGAAGGTGAGCAACTGCCGAGCCCGGAAGGTCCGCTGGCGATTCGCGGCACCGAAGGCCTGGTGCTCAGCTACGCCAAGTGCTGCACGCCGATCCCCGGCGACCCGATTGTCGGGCACCTGTCGGCGGGCAAAGGCATGGTCGTGCACCTGGACAACTGCCGCAACATCAGCGAAATCAGGCACAACCCGGAAAAATGCATCCAGCTCTCGTGGGCCAAGGATGTCACCGGCGAATTCAACGTCGAGCTGCGCGTCGAACTGGAACATCAGCGCGGCCTGATCGCGCTGCTGGCCAGCAGCGTCAACGCAGCCGACGGCAATATCGAGAAAATCAGCATGGACGAACGCGATGGTCGCATCAGCGTCGTGCAGTTGGTGGTCAGCGTCCACGACCGTGTGCACCTGGCCCGCGTGATCAAGAAGCTGCGCGCTTTGACCGGGGTGATCCGCATCACCCGCATGCGTGCATAACCTGCCTATTACAAGGAGTCCTACATGACCAAAACCGTCATCACCAGCGACAAGGCCCCGGCCGCCATTGGCACTTACTCCCAGGCGATCAAGGCAGGCAACACCGTTTACATGTCGGGCCAGATTCCCCTGGACCCGAAAACCATGGAACTGGTCGAAGGCTTCGAAGCCCAGACCGTCCAGGTCTTCGAGAACCTCAAAGCCGTGGCCGAAGCCGCCGGCGGTTCGTTCAAGGACATCGTCAAACTGAACATCTTCCTCACCGACCTGAGCCACTTCGCCAAGGTCAACGAGATCATGGGCAAGTATTTCGACCAGCCTTACCCTGCCCGCGCCGCCATTGGCGTGGCCGCCCTGCCGAAGGGTGCGCAGGTTGAAATGGATGCCATTCTGGTCATCGAGTGATGCGCACGGCGCGGCCTACACGCCGCGCCGACTGCCGCAAGAAAAGGTTTTGAAAGGATTCCACCATGCGCAAAGCGCTAGCTCTCTCGCTGCTCGCCCTGTTTCTCGGCGGCTGCGCCAGCGACCCTGCCGACCGTGACATCAGCGGCACCTGGATCAACCAGGTGGCGATCGATGCCGCCGCCAAGGGCGGCCCCCTGCGTGAAGCGCTGCAGGCTTACGGCCCGAATCTGGAATGGGACGTCAACACCAAGGCCGGTCAGGCCCGCTATACCAACGGTTTTGAGAATGTCGAAGGACGGCTGCTGGGCGAAGAGTCCGGCGCCTGGAAAGTAGACTTCTATGGCAGCTCGGCCAGCGAACTGAAACGCGATGGCGGGCGCCTGCAACAAGCTGCCAGCGACAACGAACCCGAGCAGCTTTTCGATCGCGCACAGATCCCGGTGCCCGAGGGCGCACCAATCGGTGCGAGCTTCGAACGTGCTCTGTATTCGGCGTATCTGGGCGGCAACTGGACCATCGCCAGCGGTCAGGGTGAAGGCGGTACGGTGCAGTTTCAGGCAGACGGCCAGGTAACCGGCCTGCCGGGCGTTGATCGTTATGCCTTGTGCCTCGCCGGAGATTGCGCGTCGATGAGCAATGGTAACGACAGCATGTGGCTGCAACTCAATGGCCAGGGCAACAACTGGATCTTTGTGCGCAAGGGCAAGGAGCTGGAGATTCTGCAGGCAGTGAACGCTGCGCTAGCGGATGAGCAACCGCAGTTCGCCGCAGGTGAGCGCAAGTGGTTGCTGGAGAAGCAGTAACCTGCCTCCGAAATCTCAGAAGATCAAATGTGGGAGCGAGCCTGCTCGCGAACGCGGTGGGTCAGTCAAACTGATAATGACTGACATACCGCATTCGCGAGCAGGCTCGCTCCCACAGTGTTTTTTGTGTTGCCGGTAATTCAGCACTTACCTTCAAGAATCGCTGCGTAGCCTTCACGGTAGCTGGGATATTTCGGCACCCACCCCAACGCTTTCGCCCGCGCATTGCTGCAACGCTTGCTGCCGGTGCGGCGCACGCTGGCGTCTTCGGCCCATTCAGTCACACCCAGGTACTCGCGCAACCAGCCCACCACTTCGGCCAATGGCGCTGGCGCGTCGTCGACGCCGATGTAAAAATCCTCCAGCTGCACGCCCTCGCGGTCTTTTTCCAGCAGGAACGCCAGCAGCCCCGCTGCATCATCGGCATGAATCCGATTGCCATACAGCGGCGGCTCAACCGCCACGCGATAGCCGCCACGCACCTGAGTCAGCAGCCACTCGCGACCCGGGCCGTAAATGCCGGTCAGGCGCAGCACACTTGCCGGGATGCCGCTATTGAGCGCGACCTGCTCGGCTTCGAGCATCAAGCGACCTGAATATCCGGCCGCGACAGTCTCGGAGGTCTCATCCACCCATGCTCCATCCTGCTGGCCGTACACGCTGCTGCTCGACACGAAGATCAGCCGCTCAGGCACTTGCCCATAGTCGTCCAGCCAGCTCAGCACGTTCTGCAAGCCTTGCACGTAGGCCTTGCGGTAGCCCTCTTCATCGTGGTCGGTGGCCGCAGCGCAATACACCAGATAATCCACGGCACCCACCGGCCAGGTCGCCGGGCATTCTTCGTTGAACAGATCGCCGGCGACGCCGATGACACCCTCCGGCAGCTTGGAAACGTCGCGGCGCAGGCCATGGACTTGCCAGCCAGCCGCCAGCAATTGCGTGGCCAGACGACTGCCGACATCACCACAACCGGCAATCAAAACAGAAGGCGCGGACATCAGAAAACTCCCATCGGAAAGGCACAGACTAGCTCTGGCACAGGACGAACGGCTAGCAATGAAGGAAAAAAAGTTACTCTATTACTTTTGTTAACAAGAATTACTTGCAATAATGCACGCCACTTTTGTTCTCGGCCTCACGAGGCCTGGAAGAGCAACAACGTTTTTCTATCTCAGGTCCGGCCAGCATGACACGTAATCAAACTCCCGCTTCGCCAACCACTCGACCTCGCGCCTGGAGCGCTGTCGCGGCTCTGTTGCTCAGCCTGATGCTGGCACCGACCGCCGCCTTCGCCGACGCCCAAGCGCCCGCCACCCCAGCCGCCACCGAGCAGAGCGCACCCGCTGCCGCTCCGGCTGCACCGGCCGCCACCGATCCGGTGCAGGCTGTCGACGCGGCCGACGCACCTGAAGTCCTCGAAGCCGACAACACCTTGGGCATGGCCCACGACCTGTCGCCGTGGGGCATGTACCAGAACGCCGACATCATCGTGAAAATCGTGATGATCGGTCTGGCCATCGCTTCGATCATCACCTGGACCATCTGGATCGCCAAAGGCTTCGAGCTGATGGGCGCCAAGCGTCGTCTGCGTGGCGAAATCGCTGCACTGAAAAAAGCCACCACCCTCAAGGAAGCCAGCGCCACCGCTGGTAAAGAAGGCACCCTCGCCAACCTGCTGGTGCATGACGCGCTCGAAGAGATGCGCCTGTCGGTCAACAGCCGCGAGAAAGAAGGCATCAAGGAGCGTGTCAGCTTCCGCCTCGAGCGCCTTGTTGCTGCCTGCGGTCGCAACATGAGCAGCGGCACCGGCGTCCTCGCCACCATCGGTTCGACCGCACCGTTCGTAGGTCTGTTCGGTACCGTGTGGGGCATCATGAACTCGTTCATCGGCATCGCCAAAACCCAGACCACCAATCTCGCCGTTGTCGCACCGGGTATCGCTGAAGCCCTGCTGGCCACTGCACTGGGTCTGGTTGCGGCGATCCCTGCGGTGGTGATCTACAACGTCTTCGCCCGCTCCATCGCCGGTTACAAGGCGCAGGTCTCCGATGCCTCGGCAGAAGTCCTGCTGCTGGTCAGCCGCGACCTCGACCACCAGCCTGAGCGCAGCTCGCAGCCGCACATGGTTAAAGTGGGGTAATCGGCCATGGGCCTGCATTTGAAAGAAGGCGCAGACGACGATCTGGCCGAGAACCACGAAATCAACGTCACGCCGTTCATCGACGTGATGCTGGTGCTGTTGATCATCTTCATGGTGGCCGCGCCGTTGGCCACTGTGGACATCAAAGTCGACCTGCCCGCCTCGACCGCCAAACCGGCGCCGAGGCCAGAGAAACCGGTGTTCCTCAGTGTGAAAGCTGACCAGCGCCTGTTCCTCGGTGACGACGAAGTGAAAGCCGAAACCCTCGGCGCCACCCTCGACGCCAAGACCCAGGGCAAGAAAGACACCACCATCTTCTTCCAGGCCGACAAAGGCGTGGATTACGGCGACCTGATGAGCGTGATGGACAGCCTGCGCGCCGCCGGTTACCTGAAGGTCGGTCTGGTCGGTCTTGAGACGGCAGCCAAGAAATGATCACGACGCGCCATAAGCTGACGCGTTACAGCGGTAGCCTGGCCGTGGTGCTGGGCGTGCATGCGCTGGCCATCGCGCTGGCGCTGAACTGGACTGCCCGCCCGCCCATCGAATTGCCGCCGCAGGCAATGATGGTCGAGCTGGCCCCGTTGCCTGCCCCGCCACCGCCGGCTCCGCCGAAAGTCGTCACACCGCCGCAGCCACCGGCTCCGGTGGAAGAATTGCCGATTCCGAAACTGGCTGAAGCACCGAAAGCGGAAATCGCGGTACCCAAACCCAAGCCGAAGCCCAAGCCAAAACCGCCGAAGCCGGTCGAGAAAAAGCTGCCCGAGCCGCCGAAGGAAAAACCTTCCGAGGAAAAACCGGCCGACACTCAGCCGACCCAGGCGCCGACGGAGAAATCCGCCCAGCCTGCACCAGGTCCGTCGCCGGCTCAGTTGGCGGCCAAGGCCAGTTGGCAAGGCACCCTGCTCGCGCATCTGCAGAAGTACAAGAAGTACCCGCAGAGTGCGCAATCGCGTGGCAAGGAAGGCTTGAATCGTCTGCGCTTCGTGGTTGATGGCGAAGGTAATGTGCTGTCGTTCGAACTGGTGGGCCGCTCTGGCAACGCTGATCTGGACCGGGCCACCCTGGACATGATCCGCCGCGCCCAACCGCTGCCAAAGCCGCCGGCCGACATGCTCAACAACGGCTCGATCGAAATTGTTGCGCCGTTTGTTTATTCGCTCGAACGCCGTCGCTAAGCAACACCGCAATACCTGTGGGAGCGAGCTTGCTCGCGAAGGCGCCAGGTCAGTCAGAGCAGTTTCGTCTGACATACCGCATTCGCGAGCAAGCTCGCTCCCACAAAGTGATGTGCTAACCAGTAGATCCAGCCAAGAGGCACCGAAAGGTGCCTTTTGCGTATCTGCCAGCGGCAAACCGACCTCGACCGGTGTCGCACTCAGCCCGCAGTCTGATAACGTGCGTCTATCGATCGCAGCCGGTATGCTTGGCGCGCATCTTCATGGACGCTTGCTATGACTCTCACAGAATTACGCTACATCGTTACCCTCGCCCAAGAGCAGCATTTCGGCCATGCCGCCGAGCGTTGCCACGTCAGTCAGCCGACGCTGTCGGTGGGCGTGAAGAAACTTGAAGACGAACTCGGTGTGCTGATTTTCGAGCGCAGCAAAAGCGCCGTGCGCCTGACCCCGGTCGGCGAAGGCATCGTCGCCCAGGCGCAGAAGGTCCTGGAACAGGCCCAAGGCATTCGCGAACTGGCCCAGGCCGGCAAGAATCAGCTGACCGCGCCGCTGAAAGTCGGCGCCATCTACACCGTCGGCCCGTACCTGTTCCCGCACCTGATCCCACAACTGCACCGGGTTGCCCCGCAGATGCCGTTGTACATCGAAGAAAACTTTACCCACGTGCTGCGCGACAAACTGCGCAACGGCGAGCTCGACGCGATCATCATCGCCCTGCCGTTCAACGAAGCCGACGTGCTGACCCTGCCGCTGTACGACGAGCCGTTCTACGTCCTGATGCCGGCCCAGCACCCGTGGACCAAGAAAGAGTCCATCGACGCCGGCCTGCTCAACGACAAGAGCCTGCTGCTGCTCGGTGAAGGCCACTGTTTCCGCGATCAGGTGCTCGAGGCCTGCCCGACCCTGACCAAAGGCAACGACGGCGCCAAGCACACCACGGTCGAGTCCAGCTCGCTGGAAACCATTCGCCACATGGTCGCCTCCGGCTTGGGCATCTCGATCCTGCCGCTGTCGGCAGTGGACAGCCATCACTACGCCCCCGGCGTGATCGAAGTGCGCCCACTGACCGCGCCGGTGCCGTTCCGCACCGTGGCGATCGCCTGGCGCGCGAGCTTCCCACGGCCGAAAGCCATCGAGATCCTCGCCGACTCCATTCGCCTGTGTTCGGTGGCCAAGCCTGCCGCGCCGGTTACGGCCGGTTAAGCGAGCGTCATGACGGAGCTGTCGCAAGTGTCGGTGACGGCACTCAAGGGTGTCGGCGAAGCCATGGCCGAGAAGCTGGCCAAGGTTGGCCTGGAGAATCTGCAGGACGTGCTGTTCCACCTGCCACTGCGTTATCAGGATCGCACCCGCGTGGTGCCGATCGGCGCATTGCGGCCGGGGCAGGACGCCGTGGTCGAAGGCACCGTCAGCGGCGCCGATGTAGTCATGGGTCGCCGCCGCAGCCTGGTCGTGCGCTTGCAGGACGGCACCGGCGGGCTGAGCCTGCGCTTCTACCATTTCAGCAATGCGCAGAAAGAAGGCCTCAAGCGTGGCACGCGGGTTCGCTGCTACGGTGAAGCCCGGCCCGGCGCCTCAGGCCTGGAAATCTACCACCCGGAATACCGCGCCATCACCGGCGACGAACCGCCGCCAGTGGATGAAACCCTGACCCCGGTCTATCCGCTCACCGAAGGCCTGACCCAACAGCGCCTGCGCCAGTTGTGCATGCAGACCCTGACGCTGCTCAAGCCGAGCACCCTGCCCGACTGGCTGCCGACCGAACTGGCCCGCGACTACCAACTGGCGCCGCTGGCCGACGCGATCCGTTACCTGCACAACCCGCCCGCCGATGCCGATGTCGATGAACTCGCCCTTGGCCATCACTGGGCGCAGCATCGCCTGGCTTTCGAAGAACTGCTCACCCATCAACTGTCGCAGCAGCGTCTGCGTGAAAGCATGCGTTCCCTGCGCGCGCCAGCGATGCCGAAAGCCACCAGGCTGCCGCCGAAATACCTGAAGAACCTCGGCTTCAGCCCAACCGGTGCTCAGCAACGCGTCGGCAATGAAATTGCCTACGACCTCAGCCAGCACGAAC
This window contains:
- a CDS encoding TonB family protein, which gives rise to MITTRHKLTRYSGSLAVVLGVHALAIALALNWTARPPIELPPQAMMVELAPLPAPPPPAPPKVVTPPQPPAPVEELPIPKLAEAPKAEIAVPKPKPKPKPKPPKPVEKKLPEPPKEKPSEEKPADTQPTQAPTEKSAQPAPGPSPAQLAAKASWQGTLLAHLQKYKKYPQSAQSRGKEGLNRLRFVVDGEGNVLSFELVGRSGNADLDRATLDMIRRAQPLPKPPADMLNNGSIEIVAPFVYSLERRR
- a CDS encoding RidA family protein; its protein translation is MTKTVITSDKAPAAIGTYSQAIKAGNTVYMSGQIPLDPKTMELVEGFEAQTVQVFENLKAVAEAAGGSFKDIVKLNIFLTDLSHFAKVNEIMGKYFDQPYPARAAIGVAALPKGAQVEMDAILVIE
- the exbD gene encoding TonB system transport protein ExbD, coding for MGLHLKEGADDDLAENHEINVTPFIDVMLVLLIIFMVAAPLATVDIKVDLPASTAKPAPRPEKPVFLSVKADQRLFLGDDEVKAETLGATLDAKTQGKKDTTIFFQADKGVDYGDLMSVMDSLRAAGYLKVGLVGLETAAKK
- a CDS encoding SDR family oxidoreductase, coding for MSAPSVLIAGCGDVGSRLATQLLAAGWQVHGLRRDVSKLPEGVIGVAGDLFNEECPATWPVGAVDYLVYCAAATDHDEEGYRKAYVQGLQNVLSWLDDYGQVPERLIFVSSSSVYGQQDGAWVDETSETVAAGYSGRLMLEAEQVALNSGIPASVLRLTGIYGPGREWLLTQVRGGYRVAVEPPLYGNRIHADDAAGLLAFLLEKDREGVQLEDFYIGVDDAPAPLAEVVGWLREYLGVTEWAEDASVRRTGSKRCSNARAKALGWVPKYPSYREGYAAILEGKC
- a CDS encoding hydrogen peroxide-inducible genes activator translates to MTLTELRYIVTLAQEQHFGHAAERCHVSQPTLSVGVKKLEDELGVLIFERSKSAVRLTPVGEGIVAQAQKVLEQAQGIRELAQAGKNQLTAPLKVGAIYTVGPYLFPHLIPQLHRVAPQMPLYIEENFTHVLRDKLRNGELDAIIIALPFNEADVLTLPLYDEPFYVLMPAQHPWTKKESIDAGLLNDKSLLLLGEGHCFRDQVLEACPTLTKGNDGAKHTTVESSSLETIRHMVASGLGISILPLSAVDSHHYAPGVIEVRPLTAPVPFRTVAIAWRASFPRPKAIEILADSIRLCSVAKPAAPVTAG
- the exbB gene encoding tonB-system energizer ExbB: MTRNQTPASPTTRPRAWSAVAALLLSLMLAPTAAFADAQAPATPAATEQSAPAAAPAAPAATDPVQAVDAADAPEVLEADNTLGMAHDLSPWGMYQNADIIVKIVMIGLAIASIITWTIWIAKGFELMGAKRRLRGEIAALKKATTLKEASATAGKEGTLANLLVHDALEEMRLSVNSREKEGIKERVSFRLERLVAACGRNMSSGTGVLATIGSTAPFVGLFGTVWGIMNSFIGIAKTQTTNLAVVAPGIAEALLATALGLVAAIPAVVIYNVFARSIAGYKAQVSDASAEVLLLVSRDLDHQPERSSQPHMVKVG